One window of Medicago truncatula cultivar Jemalong A17 chromosome 2, MtrunA17r5.0-ANR, whole genome shotgun sequence genomic DNA carries:
- the LOC112419280 gene encoding LOW QUALITY PROTEIN: probable F-box protein At4g22030 (The sequence of the model RefSeq protein was modified relative to this genomic sequence to represent the inferred CDS: substituted 2 bases at 2 genomic stop codons) → MVSIQFSAAANLSSLRTVNAVIHLPKLPILEVVSDRIEMHHNICELRNNWNTLLLNSINMITLTATTMSGLAATVPTTCSDSSLLALKLSSALLFSAATGLLLIMNKIQPSQLAEEQXNTTRLFKQLQSQIQTKIALGNSTKEDVKEAIEKVLAHDKAHPLPLLGAMLENYPAKFVPANWWPSKKGKTQSKKIGKMNNGWSKELEMEMQEVVEVIKRKDAEDYNRLGNIALKVDKSLAIAGPLLTGIAAIGSTFIGNGSLAAFVPLLAGSLASAVNTFEHGGQVGMVFEMXSFWWFFNLLETSIESTLGEKDLEKRENGELFEMKMALQLGRNVSELRERATKSASCRIEGVDIDEFSSKLF, encoded by the exons ATGGTTAGTATACAATTCTCAGCAGCAGCTAATTTATCTTCTTTGAGGACAGTTAATGCTGTTATCCATCTTCCAAAACTCCCAA TCTTGGAAGTTGTTTCTGACAGAATTGAAATGCATCACAACATTTGTGAACTACGTAACAATTGGAACACTCTTCTCTTGAATTCCATCAACATGATTACTCTCACTGCTACAACCATGTCTGGTCTTGCTGCTACTGTTCCCACTACTTGCTCAGATTCATCACTTTTGGCTTTGAAGTTATCTTCTGCTCTTTTGTTTTCTGCAGCCACCGGATTGTTGCTTATCATGAACAAAATCCAACCTTCTCAATTGGCCGAGGAGCAATGAAACACTACAAGATTGTTCAAGCAACTTCAAAgtcaaatccaaacaaaaattgCTCTTGGAAATTCTACTAAAGAAGATGTCAAAGAAGctattgaaaaagttttggcaCATGATAAAGCACACCCACTTCCTTTATTGGGAGCAATGCTTGAAAATTACCCTGCTAAATTTGTTCCTGCTAATTGGTGGCCTtccaaaaaaggaaaaacacaaAGCAAGAAAATAGGGAAAATGAACAACGGATGGAGTAAAGAATTAGAAATGGAAATGCAGGAAGTTGTTGAAGTGATAAAGAGAAAAGATGCTGAAGATTATAACAGGCTTGGAAACATAGCTTTGAAGGTAGACAAGAGTTTAGCAATTGCAGGGCCATTACTCACAGGAATTGCCGCTATTGGATCTACATTTATAGGCAATGGCTCTTTGGCTGCCTTTGTTCCTCTATTGGCTGGTTCATTGGCTTCTGCAGTTAATACTTTTGAGCATGGTGGACAAGTTGGCATGGTTTTTGAAATGTAGAGCTTCTGGTGGTTTTTCAACTTGTTAGAAACTTCAATTGAATCAACTTTGGGAGAGAAAGATttagagaaaagagaaaatggagagctatttgaaatgaaaatggcTTTGCAATTGGGAAGAAATGTATCAGAGCTGAGGGAACGTGCCACAAAATCAGCTTCTTGTCGCATCGAAGGTGTTGACATAGATGAATTTTCCAGCAAGCTATTCTGA
- the LOC25486194 gene encoding probable F-box protein At4g22030 has translation MASLQVSSMLSSFSSDQKMIKSSFNVPKLPKALSIVPKTRPSRKLFEELNGQLIHTIPIMIQENDYHYSPKYNSPSSKSPKTKTKTITQLYAILESVSDRIEMHQNIGEQRDNWNTLLLNSINMITLTATAMAGISAISGSGAPLLALKLSSALLFSASTGMLIIMNKIQPSQLAEEQRNATRLFKQLKSQIETTIAIGNPTEEYIKDTIQEVLALDRAYPLPLLGVMIEKFPQKYEPANWRPTKKSSRRSNNSFHSENNETKKNGWNEGLESEVKDVLEVMKRKDMEDYERLGNLVLKINKTLAIAGPLLTGIAAVGSTFVGQGSLASIVPVMAGALATAVNSFEHGGQVGMVSEMYRACGGFFQMMESSIQENILEEDEEQRENGDLFEIKLALKLGRSLSQLRDLAIKSAYSRVEGTIVDEFASKLF, from the coding sequence ATGGCTTCTTTACAAGTTTCATCTatgctttcttctttttcttcagatcaaaaaatgattaaatcCTCTTTCAATGTTCCAAAACTCCCTAAAGCTCTTTCCATAGTTCCAAAAACAAGACCAAGCAGGAAGCTGTTTGAAGAATTAAACGGTCAACTCATACACACAATCCCAATaatgattcaagaaaatgaTTATCATTATTCACCCAAGTACAATTCTCCTTCTTCtaaatcaccaaaaacaaaaacaaaaaccattacTCAACTCTATGCAATTCTTGAATCTGTATCCGACAGAATAGAAATGCATCAAAACATTGGCGAACAACGCGATAATTGGAATACCCTTCTATTAAACTCCATCAACATGATCACTCTCACCGCCACCGCCATGGCAGGTATATCAGCCATAAGCGGCTCCGGTGCTCCTCTTTTAGCCCTCAAATTATCTTCCGCACTTTTATTCTCAGCTTCTACTGGTATGttaattatcatgaacaaaatcCAACCTTCACAACTTGCTGAGGAGCAAAGAAATGCAACAAGATTGTTCAAACAGCTTAAGTCCCAGATTGAAACAACAATAGCAATTGGGAACCCCACAGAGGAATATATAAAggatactattcaagaagtTCTAGCTCTTGATAGAGCTTATCCACTACCTTTGTTAGGAGTTATGATTGAAAAATTCCCTCAAAAATATGAACCTGCAAATTGGAGGCCTACAAAAAAATCATCTAGAAGAAGCAACAATAGTTTTCATTCagaaaataatgaaacaaagaaaaatggaTGGAATGAAGGATTAGAAAGTGAAGTAAAAGATGTATTAGAAGTTATGAAGAGAAAAGATATGGAAGATTATGAGAGATTAGGAAACTTGGTGTTGAAGATAAATAAGACATTGGCTATTGCAGGACCATTACTCACTGGAATTGCAGCTGTGGGGTCCACATTTGTTGGTCAAGGTTCATTGGCATCTATAGTACCTGTTATGGCTGGAGCATTGGCTACTGCTGTTAATTCTTTTGAGCATGGTGGACAAGTTGGTATGGTTTCTGAAATGTATAGAGCTTGTGGTGGATTCTTTCAAATGATGGAAAGTTCAATTCAAGAGAATATattagaagaagatgaagaacaaAGAGAAAATGGAGATTTGTTTGAAATTAAATTGGCTTTGAAATTGGGAAGAAGTTTGTCACAATTAAGAGATCTTGCTATAAAATCAGCTTACTCTCGTGTTGAGGGAACTATAGTtgatgaatttgcaagcaaGCTTTTCTAA
- the LOC120578140 gene encoding probable F-box protein At4g22030 produces MALLQTSVPISCSLSSSSKKVINASIHLPKLTNISLSKIQTRKQVDDQELKVIKQYKNTPLLENNNITQILQDQQQKHSTNSNATVQLYAVLEAVSDRIEMHHNIGEQRNNWNNLLLNSINMITLTATTMSGVAAVTSGEGAPLMAMKLSSALLFSAATGLLLIMNKIQPSQLTEEQRNATRLFKQLQSHIKTTIAIGNPTEEDVKDAMEKVLAIDKAYPLPLLGAMLEKYPSKFEPANWWPISKKVKTQSKKMGKMNNGWSEELEMEMQEVAEVIKRKDSEDYDRLGNIALKVNKSLAIAGPLLTGIAAIGSTFVGNSSLAAFVPLLTGSLASAVNTFEHGGQVGMVFEMYRASAGFFNLLETSIESTLGEKDLEKRENGELFELKMALRLGRSVTELRELASKSASCRMESIEIDEFASKLF; encoded by the coding sequence ATGGCTTTATTACAAACTTCAGTTccaatttcttgttctttatcatcatcttcaaagAAAGTAATTAATGCTTCAATCCATCTCCCAAAACTCACAAATATTTCATTGTCAAAGATACAAACTAGAAAACAAGTTGATGATCAAGAACTAAAAGTAATCAAACAGTACAAAAATACTCCATTATtagaaaacaacaacatcacacAAATATTACAAGATCAACAACAAAAGCATTCTACAAATTCTAATGCTACAGTTCAACTCTATGCAGTCTTGGAAGCTGTATCAGACAGAATAGAAATGCATCACAACATTGGCGAACAACGTAACAACTGGAATAATCTTCTATTAAACTCCATCAACATGATTACTCTCACTGCTACAACCATGTCTGGCGTTGCAGCTGTCACAAGCGGGGAAGGTGCACCACTTATGGCTATGAAACTGTCCTCTGCTCTTTTATTCTCTGCTGCCACTGGATTATTGCTTATCATGAACAAAATCCAACCCTCTCAACTCACAGAGGAACAAAGAAATGCTACAAGATTGTTCAAGCAACTTCAAAGTCATATCAAAACTACAATTGCTATTGGAAATCCTACCGAGGAAGATGTCAAAGATGCAATGGAAAAGGTTTTGGCAATTGATAAAGCATACCCTCTTCCTTTATTGGGAGCAATGCTTGAAAAATACCCTTCAAAATTTGAACCTGCTAATTGGTGGCCTATTTCCAAAAAGGTAAAAACTCAAAGCAAGAAGATGGGGAAAATGAACAATGGATGGAGTGAAGAATTAGAAATGGAAATGCAGGAAGTCGCTGAAGTGATCAAGAGAAAAGATTCTGAAGATTATGACAGACTTGGAAACATAGCGTTGAAGGTAAACAAGAGTTTGGCAATTGCAGGGCCATTACTCACAGGAATTGCAGCAATTGGATCTACATTTGTAGGCAATAGTTCTTTGGCTGCATTTGTTCCTCTATTGACTGGTTCATTGGCTTCTGCTGTTAATACTTTTGAGCATGGTGGACAAGTTGGCATGGTTTTTGAAATGTATAGAGCTTCTGCTGGTTTTTTCAACTTGTTAGAAACTTCAATTGAATCAACTTTGGGAGAGAAAGATttagagaaaagagaaaatggagagctatttgaattgaaaatggCTTTGCGATTGGGAAGAAGTGTCACAGAGCTGAGGGAACTTGCCTCAAAATCAGCTTCTTGTCGCATGGAAAGTATCGAAATAGATGAATTTGCCAGCAAGCTCTTCTGA